AAATGGTTGTGAAGTTTGGAGTTATGAATTCTCTAATTGTATCATTCCCTATGTCATCTAGGCTGCCAAACTCCAGGTTGACTTTATGGTTCAGTTAGCAAGATAAACATAAAGTTTTAGTAAAGCACTTCCTAAATCAAAATTCTTAATCTAACCAGAAATAAAAAgcgatatttagtcatatacccattcttagcgctaatgatatagataaaccctataccatttaatttctatacacaaacccaaaaaatgacagctggccctattgaatttaattttgattattaaattactttaatgccctattgagtgttttggtttttttatgaggttttggggttgggcttgttttaagaaatttatggcagttttgtaatttataagaagttaaaagcctctttgttatgtcGTAAGGTGTGtatctaaagtccatttcatataggtttttttataatttaggcCCCTATATTGCGTATAATTGTGAATctcccaaataaaaaaggatttaAAAAAAGCTAACTGGTGCTAACTCAATTTGCTAAACAAAAAATCCAGCGACCAAATATTCCCTAGGTCAGCAAAATGAATCATAATCATCTAGCTACCATGATTAAAAAAGGCACCTGGGGTTGACTTTTTCAAGTCCAAGAACCAAAGGAACCAGTAAAAGAATAGGCGTCCAATCAACCCGACCTCTTGAAAACTCCAAACAATGTCTAGAGGCATCTTGAATGCAGACAACTGGGGCTCCACCCCGTTCCCCATCTTCATCCCCAGATACAATATAAACAGCCATTGGAAGTGGCTGGTTATCAAAGGCAGTTCCTTCTCTCTTACACCGAACTAGAGTCTCCCATGAGCGGCACATGGCATATGGGCCAACCCATGACCCGGCAGCGAGGTCATAAGCCTTTCCAGCTTGAAGAAGATTGTGGATAGAGAAAGCTGATCCTTCGGAATCACCAAAATGATGCAGGATCTCAATATATTGTTCATCTAAAGGCTGCATAACAAaggtataaaatatatatgtatgtatgtatgacTAATAATTCCAAAATGAGATTCAAGAGCAATAAGTAGATGGATAAGATGTAAACTACAAACAATCCATCTTGCCTTGTGCAAGGTTCTTCTCCAAGATCTTCCCAATCTATGGAAAAGCAATGCCTGTAAACATACGCTGTAGTCATTCACTATCTAACCCGAAAGACAGCATGATTACAATGACTGATGCCACGATCAAGAAAGCTTAACAGTAATATTCAGACATATGAAACCTTAACCATGCATGAATGCAAGCACCCAAAAGAAACAATGCTGCACCACACCTGGGCTACAAGCATCTGACTACTCCGAAGCATGCAGCCCCAATTTACGTCACTAGTATACTTTGAATCTCCAATAGCATCAAAACCTAGAGATAAATATGTCAATATTGGTTTTGCTCCAGAAACTTATATGTGCTAAAGTTAAAAATGATGTTTGCAACTCAAACCTTTACGATATGTCATCAAAATTCTTGATGAGAAATCCTGTTCAAATGCTCTTAATCCATTGTTGGTAGCTGCGTCTCCAGAGGACTCATCTTGTGAGACTTTGTAGAGCACACCAAGAAGCCATATGTCACTAGCAGAAGAGATGCCAGTTCTGCTGGATCCAAGTACACGCTCGTGAATCCTCCTCATAGAGCCACCAGTCACAACTTTCCTCACAGCTTCTGTCCATCCATTGTTTCTAGAATgaatttccttcttttcagTAATTGATGACTCACTATGTGTTTCAAAGATTGAAAAGGCAGATGCAAAGAAGTTTGACCACAGGGACGCCTTGTCGTGCTTACTGTCCCTAGATCCTGAATCTGAACAAACAGACGACGGACCTCTATCTGTCGACTCTGTTGAACTTTTAGAGGAATATTTCGACGCAACAGCCCTCTCACAAAAACCCTTCATCACCTAGTCATGGAGCAGCATATAATCCTGAAGTTGCTCATAGAAGCAACCTGAGTTTTAAGCATCCATCTCAGTCAAGAAAGTTCCAAAGAACCAAAGGAAACCCGAGATGAATAAAGAAGCATGTTTATGACAAGTTAGACATAGTACATTCAAAGCAACCATATGTGCAATATTCTAGAGGAACTAAGACGCAACTAGCTTAACTTTCAGAGAGTATAAGAGAAGCAACGAAGGGGAAAAAAGTAAAAGCATTCAACTTGACCAAATAATGTTGCATATCCCAAAAGCATGGGATTGGATCCAGGAAAGACCATAtaacttaaaaaagaaaaacgaaaaaatatCTTCGATCGTTACAATTTTCAGTTATCATCCTAAAATGCTAAACATATTCAATTGTAGGCCGGAATTTTGAAGAATCCATATAGCGCGAGACAAAGATGCAGAGGAAGCAAGAAAGTATAATTTGCAATTCATGCAAATCATTAATAAGTCATAGAAGAAGAATTAGGAAAGACATAAATCATGCAAAGCTGAAACAGATAAGAGATTTAGGAAAACAACAAAGGATGGAATTGCCAAGATATCTACCCAATCAATACAGTCACATCCCATAAGACAGCCCCAATTTCTGAACCCTAGAGAAGCCAAAAGGCGTCATGGCCTCGACCGATTATAATTCAACGACAGGAAACtccaaagaaattttttttgcacaaacagaggaaagaaaagaaaaagcaaacctGGTGATCGGTGATGACAAGGAAACTGGCTGACCGACAACAGCCCACAAACCACACACGAAAACCACGTACCCGGTTTCTGAGTCTATTCTTTAACAGAAACACTGGCACCGAGGGGAAATTCTACTAACTGAAATGAGGGGAAATTTGGAGATACGGAATTCCAGGGTAAAATTCTCCAACGGGGTGTAGTCGATTAGGATTTTggagaattttgaaaaacttttCCAAGTAATAGATTTTGGACAATCTGCTCTCCTCTCTATATCCAAACAGATTCCAATGGGTTTTGGGAGATTCTACATGGACTTTTGGGGAATTCTATTTACGCTCCCTTCTATTTAGGCCATTCCAACGGGTAAGGAGAAActcaaattttgggtttttagcCCAGAAAAACCTCCCAATGCGTGTGTACAAGGTTTTTCGGCCCAAACTCTTTTTCGGGCGAAATATCAGACTCAATATGAGTCCAACTGGAAATTTGTGGAGCCCAATGACATTCCAGCTTCAACTCACATGAAGCTGCCGTAGAGTGGGGCTCATATCaagcctttcttttttttcgcTCAAGACCATCAACTAGTGGAAATGCTATAATGAGGGAGTTGTGCTTGTGAGAGGGGTTCAATCCTACTATccaataagaaagaaaatattgaactTAAACTTTTTAAATGGTTGGATGGTTGGATTGAACCCCTCACCAAAATCCCCCTCATTGTAGCATTTTGTTCTCTTTAGAAGGCATTTTTACTAAGACCAAAGCAAGCTGTGCAAGTGGATCCAATCTCAGTTACGTGGTTAGTACCCATTTTATTCATGCAATAAAAGTAGGTGGGTGGGGGTGTGGTTGTGGTGATGGGAGGTGGATTGGGGTGATGTTGGAGGGGAGGCAGCTGGGGAGAGGGTGTTAGGGCTCTAGTGGGTGCACCATGGACATGTTTGGCCTAAAAGGGAGTTTATGAAATCCACCAAAGTCTATGGAGAAAGGGTAGGATTGTTTATGGCTTAAAATCCACTCTAAATCCCACTAAAATATACTACTTTATGTATGTCCATCAAAGTCCATAACTTAGCTTAATTATTGATATGTCCTATGTACTTTACCAAAAATCTCAATTTACCTTATGTACTTGTAATTGGCTCACTTTACCCCTTGTGCTTTATGCTCGTGTCTTTTGTTCCCTTATTCCATCTAGTTCCTCATAACAATCGTTAACTCTGCTTATATGGCAGCCACCTAAGGTCGAGTATTGTAACATCTGTCATTTGATAACATTTGAAGATCTATAAAAATTTAGGCTGCTAAAATTGACTATGTTTCCCCAATTTTGGGTTTAGTTTGGTGATGCAGTGCCCTAGAAATTGAAGGCTCATATCAATTGAAGACAAATTGGTCTTCCTCTATTGTGGGTCTTCGTTGCTGCTGTTGTAGTCAGTCATCATCAATTGATTAGATGGACACTGTTGAAGGAAGGCATCAGCGGTGTCAGTGTGGAAAGCTAGCTAAAATTCAAACTTCGTGGACTGATTCTAACCCAGAAAGGAGATTTCTAATATTTCCAAACTCGAAGGTAAGCAACTAAAATATAAGATGCTTGATGCGTGGTTATTTTgtggaaaataataaatgatAAATGTGGTATGGGTTGATGCAGGGAAGACACCAGAAAGGATGTTACTTTTAGGAGTGGTTTGATCCCAAAAATTTTGAACGTTCAAAGATGGCGATACCTGGATTACTAAGAAAGATTGATAGAttagaagaggaaaaagcaaGAGGTTGaggaaaatcaagaaaaaattgggctactatgttgttttctttatttttgtttgttgtcatCAAGTTAGTTTGAAGGTTCATGTTATGAAATATGTTTAAGAAGTTGTGTTTTGTGAAGTTAATAATGTAACTTGTTTAGTGAAGGTTGTATCTGGGTTTTTTCCCTGTTTCATCAATGAAAGTTCATGCTTCACTTAAACAAAAGGATCGGCTGAACCATAATTGGAAgttgcactttttttttttcttttttggtgtaGGCCTAACACAACAAAGCCAAAGGCAAAGAAACCTAGGCCACAACACAATAAAACCAAAGGCAAAGAAACCTAGGCCACAACACAATAAAACCAAAGGCAAAGAAACCCGAGCCACAACACAACAAAGCCAAAGGCAAGGAAACCTAGGCCAAAACAGAGCAAAGCCAAGGGCAAAGAAATCCATGACAAACCTACAACagcataaacaaacaaaatagcaAGTTTAATCCTATTGCAATCAAATGAAATTATCCACCAAATACCAAATAGTCATTGCATAACTTCCAAATGTCGTCATAAGTTCCAAACATAAGTTCAAAATCATAAATTCCAACAGGttctaaaatataaattccaAACATAGGGTCTGCAGTAATAACACCCTAATCCACATAAgtccaaaatattttcaaaatgacaatAGCCCAATTTGCAGCAATAGCCCAATTTGAATATAAGTGTTTTAAACAGTGTCTTTGCTCTGCATTTGGGAATAAAGTTGCTACAGCTTCTAAAAGACCTTCTTACTtgtcagatttttttttttttttttttttttttttttttttgggtcaaaggAAGCTATCATTCAAAAACGAAAGACAGACAACAAGGGGAGAACCAGAAACAACAAagacagaaaaaaagaagaagaaggaaacaacagcagcaacaagaaaaaaacacaacagCTAGAAGAAACAATGCTAGAGACCAGAAACTATGACGCCTCCAAAAGGGGAGCCCGTCCGCCTCCAGCACAAAACTCCCTAGCACCGCGGGGGGCAAGGAAGTCCATCAGCTTGCAACACAAATTAGCAATGCTTCATCTTCACTAGAAGAGCTACATATGCATACAAGTGTAGGTGAGTCTTCCCTATGGTCTGactcttcatcatcttcatctgcCATCAAACCACTTGTCATCATGTTTCAACAAGCACTCCTCAGCTATTTATTCATAATTGATATCAACAAAATCAGGATCCTTGATATCATCCTCTTCATCAGCACCTTCACCATCATCAGTCTCAGTACCTTCATCATCAACTTGCTCATATACGTGTTCTTCCAACTCTGCCTCTTCCGTTTGGGTACCCTCATGTTTGAATTTATGACTACCACTATGGTATTGGTCTTATGAACTGATATCATACAACATAACAGTTTTTCATCTGATGATATTTCCATGAGTTCCCTAGAAACCAACTCATCACCATAAAAGCTCACACCACTATCATATCCCACCATTTTAGCCATTCCCCGTAGCTCTAATATAGACATGTAGTCTGCCTCACAATAATCAAACCAGCGAACTGAACCACCTAAGTAAGTCTGGCATGTCACTCAAGCCTTTCTCCACTAGTTTGCCTCCATGACAAAACTTAAATGTTACAAGATCATCATAATCTTCATCTGCCAATTACCAAATACCAAACTCACAAATAGTCCATGGAATACATACAAAAAAGGGACCACAAAACTACAAGcaacagaaaaacaagaaaaagaccaCACAAAACACAAAGACAATAAAAGGACCTCACATGCCAAAAGCCACAAAAGGGAAGAAAGTCACATGctaaagacaaaaagaaataaacataCCAGGTCCACAAACAGCAGAAAGACAATTAAAAATGATAAAGACATAAACAAAGACCTTTAGACCAAAAACAGACATAAACAACGACTAAAAAACTAGCAACACCAAAAGCACATGCCCAGATCCATAAAAAGAAGTGAAGAAAGACTGAAAAACTAGCAACACTCCAAAACCACACATGCGCAAATCCAGAAAAATAAGTGAAGAAAGACTACAAAACCAGCAATACTCCAAAACCATATGCCTAAatctaggaaaaaaaaaaagtgaaggaTGGGTCCATTTACACACACATTGAACACCTCTAGCTTCTCTTGGAATGGTCACCTTCTTGTAGCCTTCAAGTCTGACAACAATCAATATTCAAAGCACGGCCTCAATCTCCAGTAACAGTGAGATTTTCTTTCCTGATTTAACTTCTCATTGACTCAATCAATATTCAAAGACAGACATATCTAAAGATTCGGGACCCAATTTCAATAAGTTGGAACCCTATTCCAAGATTCCCATTTTGCAGCCTTACAAATTTTGCCCCAAATGTTAATTATGAAATCCTACTAGACAATCCAATTAACTCGATGTCCCttgacaaaaaaacaaaaaaacaaaaaaacaaacaaacaaactcgATGTCAACAAATGGGTCCCATCATTTGCCACGTCCAATGCCCCCATTTGGATCCACTTGTTTGAATTTACTAATATACTCATGCCACATAAGTAGAGTTAACGACTGTTGTGAGGAACTAGATGGAATAGGGGAACGAAGGACACATGAATAAAGCACATGGGTAAAGTGAGCCACTTGCAAATACATGGGGTTGAGATTTTTGGTAAAGTACATGAAGCATATCAATAATTAAGCCTTTTAATACACCTAAACTTTTGTGGAGTATTTATACGTCTAAATTGAATACCCTTATATTTGTAAATCCTACATTGAATACACCTTGAGCGCCACTTGTCAATTCGGTACTTCATTTTTACAATGTTGCAATGCTAGACTCGAAAACATCCATGGCGTAATCTATTAATTAAGAccttaatttctttattaaaaaaataccttaATTGATGACATGAAAAATGCAAACTCTTTGATGGCATATATACTAAATTTGGGCCATGTgaacaagaaagaacaaataaaagagttctaatgtttaaaaaatcaataactaaatttaaaatattaataaattatgcATAAGTGCccaatgttttgtttttgttaatgcctttttcttcctcttatgTCAACCTTTCTTGAGAATGGAGCGGGGGAAGGGAGAAGGTCGGGTCAGCACCAATGCTCCTATTGGATCTCTGGCTTGTGAGAGAACTCgttcaatttcaaacaaaattaaaagttggATCAAGCTGAAAATGGCAAGCCAGCATGGGCTGGGCCCTGGCAACTTGCTTTTTCTTGCCCTATTCATAGTTTGCGTAATCGTGCCACTATTGGAGATGAGATCAGCCCAATAGACTTGGTTTGTTTGATGAATTTGGACTTGTTCTGGACCTCTAATCAAGCCATTGTGCTTCAAAGGGGGTACTTGCTCGGATGAGTGCTTTTCTATGCCTCAATTAGGAGGACTTCAACATTCTTTCAATCGTGCATCTATGGCTTGGAAAGTACGAACGGTACCTAtccaaacagaaaaacaaatgttGTGGTCTATGTTTCCTTGATTGGGTTTGGAAACCTAATTTGGGCCTAAGATAACCCTGGATTGGGTTAAGACTTAGTTAATTCGAGCCCAATAGTATGATTCGAGCCTGAATAAACCCTTGTTTTCGGGCTAAAAAAAGCCCTGTACGAATTTTAAAGCCCTTGTTCTAAGCCTGTCCAGTAATGAACAGTTATATTATTCTTAAAGTGAagattcaaatataaaaatgcaGGAAAGTGAggtataaaaaaagataaatggcAGGAATGTAAAGTGCGATTAAGGTAAATTGCAGAGGGAGTAAAGTTCCAAAAGCTGGAGATTTCTCTATCCAGCCCCGACATTATAACAAGTTAAGACAAAAGCTAAAGATTTCTCCATTTAGCTATTTTAAAGAACAAGTTACAATAATGAAGAGATAGGAGATTTCTCTATCCAATCTGGTACAAGTTTTAGCCGTTTAGAAGAAAACTAGACTAATTGTTTAACAAAGATCATACCAAGAAGATGACAGAGCAATAAAAGATAAACGTAAGAGTTGTTAGCTGGTTATCTGGATAGCGGGTTGGTTGTTTGAAAAGCTTGAAGTTTTTTAAAGTGTTTACAAGACGTTGCGTCTGATTTGGGAGTGAGAGTCCTCGAGTGTTACTATTAAGCCTCTATATTTATAGGTAAAAAATCTAAACGATGACAATGAAGGGTAGATGATAATACTTGAGTGTTATCCAAAGTCAGATGTAGACCTGTCCTCGTGAGTCGATCCACAGGCAGGAGAAAAGGTATCtcaaatgaaaatattggTTTCAAGGGATATCCATTTGATTTGTCGTCCTTTCGACCTGGAGAACTAGTCGTTTGATCCTCCGAATAATTTGATCCCTGCACATCAGTAAAATCATCCGTCCCCTCTGCCACCTCCTTCAGCACAGGTGCTGTCTTCACCTTGAACAGCTCCGTCAGCTGCAAGACCTTGTTCACCTTGTAAATCACCAGAGGCTTCTCATCAATCAACGTCCTCGTTATCTTCGCCGTCACGACCTCTATCTCCAAGCTGACGACATCGTCGTCATTTTGGATGGTGAAATCGAACTTGTTGGCCTTGTCGGTGGCCAGTTTGTTGACGAGGCCGTTGTTGGAATTGAGCATCTGGAAGGACTGGTACACGGGGATGCCGTGGTAGAGCAACAACGAATCATTTTGGGATGTAGTTAGGTTTTTGTACTTGGGGAGAAAGCCGTTGATGACAGTGTCTATCGAGACAAACACCATTAGGCCTCCGTCAATGTTGGTCTCGAAGG
Above is a window of Prunus persica cultivar Lovell chromosome G2, Prunus_persica_NCBIv2, whole genome shotgun sequence DNA encoding:
- the LOC18787284 gene encoding cysteine protease ATG4 isoform X1 translates to MKGFCERAVASKYSSKSSTESTDRGPSSVCSDSGSRDSKHDKASLWSNFFASAFSIFETHSESSITEKKEIHSRNNGWTEAVRKVVTGGSMRRIHERVLGSSRTGISSASDIWLLGVLYKVSQDESSGDAATNNGLRAFEQDFSSRILMTYRKGFDAIGDSKYTSDVNWGCMLRSSQMLVAQALLFHRLGRSWRRTLHKPLDEQYIEILHHFGDSEGSAFSIHNLLQAGKAYDLAAGSWVGPYAMCRSWETLVRCKREGTAFDNQPLPMAVYIVSGDEDGERGGAPVVCIQDASRHCLEFSRGRVDWTPILLLVPLVLGLEKVNPRYIPSLWATFTFPQSLGIMGGKPGASTYIIGVQDEKALYLDPHEVQPAINIRRDDLEADTLSYHCNVIRHIPLDSIDPSLAIGFYCRDRDDFDDFCFRASKLADGSNGAPLFTVTQSHNFPKPVNHSDVLDDSGGVQNDDSFVAPPISDADGSAHEDDWQLL
- the LOC18787284 gene encoding cysteine protease ATG4 isoform X2, which encodes MKGFCERAVASKYSSKSSTESTDRGPSSVCSDSGSRDSKHDKASLWSNFFASAFSIFETHSESSITEKKEIHSRNNGWTEAVRKVVTGGSMRRIHERVLGSSRTGISSASDIWLLGVLYKVSQDESSGDAATNNGLRAFEQDFSSRILMTYRKGFDAIGDSKYTSDVNWGCMLRSSQMLVAQPLDEQYIEILHHFGDSEGSAFSIHNLLQAGKAYDLAAGSWVGPYAMCRSWETLVRCKREGTAFDNQPLPMAVYIVSGDEDGERGGAPVVCIQDASRHCLEFSRGRVDWTPILLLVPLVLGLEKVNPRYIPSLWATFTFPQSLGIMGGKPGASTYIIGVQDEKALYLDPHEVQPAINIRRDDLEADTLSYHCNVIRHIPLDSIDPSLAIGFYCRDRDDFDDFCFRASKLADGSNGAPLFTVTQSHNFPKPVNHSDVLDDSGGVQNDDSFVAPPISDADGSAHEDDWQLL